One region of Acomys russatus chromosome 8, mAcoRus1.1, whole genome shotgun sequence genomic DNA includes:
- the Tbccd1 gene encoding TBCC domain-containing protein 1 isoform X2, translated as MDQSGVLLWVKAEPFIVGALQVPPPSKFSLHYIRKIATYVRTRATEGAYPRLYWSTWRRIACGKLQLAKDLAWLYFEIFDNLSVRTPEERLEWSEILSNCTTEDEIEKQRNKLSVDTLQFLLFLYIQQLNKLSLRTSLIGEEWPSPRGRPQSPSLAERPSCHSKNWNDYSHRAFVCDHLPDLLELLLAPEQLTASFHSSHSSLLSLEAVMALSFLIEGTVSGARKVYPLHELALWQPLHAASGFSKLSKAFSFFKLEAWLRACLTANPFGPSACLKTGRKLAWARQVEGMTKRAKIACNTHVAPRKHRIVVMSQVYKQTLAKSSDTLVGAHVRVHRCNKSFIYLLSPLRSVTIEKCRNSTFVLGPVETALHLHDCENLKVIAVCHRLSISSTTGCTFHVMTPSRPLILSGNQRVTFAPYHTYYPTLEDHMARAGLATVPNLWDNPMVVCRESSDTRVFQLLPPCEFYVFITPFEMEGDTVEIPGGLPSAYQKALAQREQRIQIWQKTVKEACLTKEQRKQFQGLVENKFYEWLINTGHRQQLDSLVPPTAASMQAAG; from the exons ATGGATCAGTCCGGAGTTCTCCTCTGGGTAAAGGCGGAACCTTTTATAGTGGGTGCCTTGCAAGTCCCGCCTCCATCCAAGTTCAGTCTTCACTACATCAGGAAGATAGCCACCTATGTGCGAACTCGGGCCACAGAAGGTGCCTACCCACGTCTCTACTGGTCCACGTGGAGGCGCATTGCCTGTGGGAAGCTGCAGTTGGCTAAGGATCTCGCATGGCTTTACTTTGAAATATTTGATAATCTTTCGGTGAGGACACCGGAGGAGCGCCTGGAATGGTCTGAAATTTTGTCCAACTGCACAACTGAAGATGaaattgaaaagcaaagaaataag CTTTCAGTGGACACACTGCAGTTTCTGCTCTTCCTGTATATCCAGCAGTTAAACAAGCTCTCACTGAGGACATCGTTGATTGGGGAGGAGTGGCCCAGCCCCAGAGGCAGACCTCAGTCTCCGAGCCTGGCTGAGAGGCCCAGCTGTCACAGTAAG AACTGGAATGACTACAGTCACCGGGCTTTCGTCTGTGACCACCTGCCGGATCTGCTCGAGCTGCTTCTAGCTCCAGAGCAGCTCACTGCGTCCTTTCATTCATCCCACAGTAGTCTGCTCTCCCTCGAGGCTGTCATGGCGCTCAGCTTCCTCATCGAGGGCACTGTGAGCGGAGCCAGGAAGGTTTACCCGCTTCATGAGCTCGCACTGTGGCAACCGCTGCACGCAGCAAGCGGCTTCTCAAAACTCTCTaaggctttctctttcttcaagcTGGAAGCCTGGTTGAGAGCCTGTTTGACTGCAAATCCATTTGGTCCATCTGCTTGCCTCAAGACTGGAAGGAAATTGGCCTGGGCTCGCcaag TTGAAGGAATGACCAAGAGAGCTAAGATTGCTTGCAATACTCACGTGGCCCCTCGGAAGCACCGCATTGTGGTGATGAGCCAGGTTTACAAGCAGACACTGGCCAAGAGCTCGGATACTTTAGTTGGAGCCCATGTCAGGGTTCATCGCTGCAACAAGTCTTTTATATATCTGCTCTCCCCGTTACG ATCTGTGACAATTGAAAAATGCAGGAATAGCACATTTGTGTTGGGTCCTGTGGAGACGGCTCTTCACCTACATGACTGTGAGAATCTGAAAGTCATTGCTGTTTGCCATCGCCTGTCCATCTCCTCAACAACAGGCTGCACCTTTCATGTTATGACGCCTTCCCGCCCACTCATTCTCTCTGGGAACCAGAGAGTGACGTTTGCCCCATATCATACCTATTACCCAACATTGGAGGACCATATGGCCAGGGCTGGCCTTGCCACAGTGCCTAACCTTTGGGATAACCCAATGGTTGTGTGCAGAGAGAGCAGTGACACCAGAGTCTTCCAGCTTCTGCCGCCTTGTGAATTCTACGTATTTATTACTCCCTTTGAGATGGAAGGGGACACAGTGGAGATACCAGGGGGTCTCCCCTCTGCTTACCAGAAAGCGCTGGCTCAAAGGGAGCAGAGGATACAGATCTGGCAGAAAACTGTGAAGGAGGCCTGTTTGACCAA ggagcagaggaagcagTTCCAGGGCCTTGTGGAGAACAAGTTCTATGAATGGTTGATTAACACAGGACATCGACAGCAGCTGGACAGCCTTGTTCCGCCCACAGCAGCCTCCATGCAAGCAGCCGGATAA
- the Tbccd1 gene encoding TBCC domain-containing protein 1 isoform X1: MDQSGVLLWVKAEPFIVGALQVPPPSKFSLHYIRKIATYVRTRATEGAYPRLYWSTWRRIACGKLQLAKDLAWLYFEIFDNLSVRTPEERLEWSEILSNCTTEDEIEKQRNKNWNDYSHRAFVCDHLPDLLELLLAPEQLTASFHSSHSSLLSLEAVMALSFLIEGTVSGARKVYPLHELALWQPLHAASGFSKLSKAFSFFKLEAWLRACLTANPFGPSACLKTGRKLAWARQVEGMTKRAKIACNTHVAPRKHRIVVMSQVYKQTLAKSSDTLVGAHVRVHRCNKSFIYLLSPLRSVTIEKCRNSTFVLGPVETALHLHDCENLKVIAVCHRLSISSTTGCTFHVMTPSRPLILSGNQRVTFAPYHTYYPTLEDHMARAGLATVPNLWDNPMVVCRESSDTRVFQLLPPCEFYVFITPFEMEGDTVEIPGGLPSAYQKALAQREQRIQIWQKTVKEACLTKEQRKQFQGLVENKFYEWLINTGHRQQLDSLVPPTAASMQAAG; this comes from the exons ATGGATCAGTCCGGAGTTCTCCTCTGGGTAAAGGCGGAACCTTTTATAGTGGGTGCCTTGCAAGTCCCGCCTCCATCCAAGTTCAGTCTTCACTACATCAGGAAGATAGCCACCTATGTGCGAACTCGGGCCACAGAAGGTGCCTACCCACGTCTCTACTGGTCCACGTGGAGGCGCATTGCCTGTGGGAAGCTGCAGTTGGCTAAGGATCTCGCATGGCTTTACTTTGAAATATTTGATAATCTTTCGGTGAGGACACCGGAGGAGCGCCTGGAATGGTCTGAAATTTTGTCCAACTGCACAACTGAAGATGaaattgaaaagcaaagaaataag AACTGGAATGACTACAGTCACCGGGCTTTCGTCTGTGACCACCTGCCGGATCTGCTCGAGCTGCTTCTAGCTCCAGAGCAGCTCACTGCGTCCTTTCATTCATCCCACAGTAGTCTGCTCTCCCTCGAGGCTGTCATGGCGCTCAGCTTCCTCATCGAGGGCACTGTGAGCGGAGCCAGGAAGGTTTACCCGCTTCATGAGCTCGCACTGTGGCAACCGCTGCACGCAGCAAGCGGCTTCTCAAAACTCTCTaaggctttctctttcttcaagcTGGAAGCCTGGTTGAGAGCCTGTTTGACTGCAAATCCATTTGGTCCATCTGCTTGCCTCAAGACTGGAAGGAAATTGGCCTGGGCTCGCcaag TTGAAGGAATGACCAAGAGAGCTAAGATTGCTTGCAATACTCACGTGGCCCCTCGGAAGCACCGCATTGTGGTGATGAGCCAGGTTTACAAGCAGACACTGGCCAAGAGCTCGGATACTTTAGTTGGAGCCCATGTCAGGGTTCATCGCTGCAACAAGTCTTTTATATATCTGCTCTCCCCGTTACG ATCTGTGACAATTGAAAAATGCAGGAATAGCACATTTGTGTTGGGTCCTGTGGAGACGGCTCTTCACCTACATGACTGTGAGAATCTGAAAGTCATTGCTGTTTGCCATCGCCTGTCCATCTCCTCAACAACAGGCTGCACCTTTCATGTTATGACGCCTTCCCGCCCACTCATTCTCTCTGGGAACCAGAGAGTGACGTTTGCCCCATATCATACCTATTACCCAACATTGGAGGACCATATGGCCAGGGCTGGCCTTGCCACAGTGCCTAACCTTTGGGATAACCCAATGGTTGTGTGCAGAGAGAGCAGTGACACCAGAGTCTTCCAGCTTCTGCCGCCTTGTGAATTCTACGTATTTATTACTCCCTTTGAGATGGAAGGGGACACAGTGGAGATACCAGGGGGTCTCCCCTCTGCTTACCAGAAAGCGCTGGCTCAAAGGGAGCAGAGGATACAGATCTGGCAGAAAACTGTGAAGGAGGCCTGTTTGACCAA ggagcagaggaagcagTTCCAGGGCCTTGTGGAGAACAAGTTCTATGAATGGTTGATTAACACAGGACATCGACAGCAGCTGGACAGCCTTGTTCCGCCCACAGCAGCCTCCATGCAAGCAGCCGGATAA